The DNA segment TGGCTTCGATCGTCTGTCACCTCTGGGCGGGTGCCCTCATGGAGCGGCCACCTGAGGCGCCATCGGGGGCGCGGGCTGCCCCGGATAGTCGGCCGGCGGCTTCAACCGCTGCCCGGGCTGGCCGCCCAGCTCGTACTTCAGCAGCTTCCTGGCCTTCTCCGGGTCCGTCTCGCCCTCGCCGTACGCGGGGCACAGCGGGGCGATGGGGCAGGCGCCGCAGGCGGGCTTGCGGGAGTGGCAGACGCGGCGGCCGTGGAAGACCACGCGGTGCGAGAGCATCGTCCACTCGCTCTTGGGGAAGATCTCGGCGACGTCCGCCTCGACCTTCTCGGCGTCCTCCGCGGTGGTCCAGCCGAAACGGCGGGCGAGGCGGCCGAAGTGGGTGTCGACGGTGATGCCGGGGACGCCGAAGGCGTTGCCCAGCACGACATTGGCGGTCTTGCGGCCGACCCCGGGGAGGGTGACGAGGTCCTCCAGGCGGCCCGGCACCTCGCCGCCGAAGCGGTCGCGCAGCGCGGCCGACAGCCCGAGCAGCGACTTCGCCTTGGCCCGGAAGAAGCCGGTCGGCCGGATCAGCTCCTCCAGCCGCTCCGGGTCCATCGCGGCCATGTCCTCGGGCGTCGGGCAGACCGCGAAGAGACGCGGGGTCGTCTGGTTGACCCTCAGGTCGGTGGTCTGCGCGGACAGGACCGTGGCGACCAGCAGCTCGAAGGAGTTGGTGAAGTCCAGCTCGGGGTGGGCGTACGGGTAGAGCTCGGCCAGCTCGCGGTTGATCCGGCGGGCCCGCCGCACCATGGCGACCCGCGATTCGGGCTTGCGCGCGGGGGCCTTCTTCGCCGGGGCCTTCCCGGCGGCCGCCTCGGCAGTCGCCTTCGCGGCGGTTTTCGTGGCGGTCTTCTTGGCGGTCTTCTTGGCGGGGGCGGTCTTGGTGGCCGCCTTCTTGGCCGTCGCCGTCTTCTTGGCGGCCGCCTTCTTCGGGGCGGCCTTCTCGGCGGCCGCGGCCGTCTTCTTCGTCGTGGCCTTCTTCGCCGTGGCCTTCGTGGCGACGGCTTTCCGGGCGGTGGCCTTCTTCGTGACGGCCTTCTGTGCCGCGGCCTTCGTGGCCGCCGCCGGCTTCTGCGGGGTTTCGTTCACGGCGGCCTTCTTCCCTGCCGAGGTCCTGCCTACCGGGGTCTTCTTCACGGAGGTCTGCGCGGTGTCCTGCGCCGCCGGCCGCGACGCGCCGGACCTGCGGACGGCCCGCTCCGGGCCGGACGTCACCCCGGGGAGCGATTTGCCGCGTTTGCCGGGATCCGGCATGCGGCCGGACGGCTGTTCGCCCACAGCGGAATCACGCCCTGCGCTCACCCTTCCGGCCCCCCACTCCTCTGCTCCCACCGGCGTATTGGACACTCGGCCAGACTAAGGCCAGCCACTGACATCCGGCTTGATCACTATGATTCGTGACCCCAATCGGCCCCCTGCCTTATGGCGGACGGCACCGGTCCGGCAAACTTGTGATTGATCGCACTGTTTTGCATTCCGGCATGATGGGGACCACAGTCCCCCGGAGCATGTCGACAAGGAGAGATCTCGTGGACGACGTTCTGCGGCGCGCACCGCTCTTCGCGGCGCTCGATGACGAGCAGGCGGCCGAGCTGCGCGCCTCGATGGGAGAGGTCACGCTCGCCCGCGGCGACGCCCTGTTCCACGAAGGGGACCCCGGCGACCGCCTGTACGTGGTCACCGAGGGCAAGGTGAAGCTGCACCGCACTTCCCCGGACGGCCGGGAGAACATGCTCGCCGTCCTCGGCCCCGGAGAGCTGATCGGTGAGCTCTCGCTCTTCGACCCGGGCCCGCGTACGGCCACGGCCTCCGCGCTCACCGAGGTCAAGCTCCTCGGCCTGGGCCACGGCGACCTCCAGCCCTGGCTGAACGCCCGCCCCGAGGTGGCCACGGCCCTGCTGCGCGCGGTCGCCCGCCGGCTGCGCAAGACCAACGACCAGATGTCCGACCTGGTCTTCTCGGACGTCCCGGGCCGCGTGGCCCGCGCCCTGCTCGACCTGTCGCGCCGCTTCGGCGTGCAGTCCGAGGAAGGCATCCACGTCGTCCACGACCTGACGCAGGAGGAGCTGGCCCAGCTGGTGGGCGCCTCCCGCGAGACGGTCAACAAGGCGCTCGCGGACTTCGCGGGCCGCGGCTGGCTGCGCCTGGAGGCGCGCGCCGTGATCCTGCTGGACGTCGAGCGGCTGGCCAAGCGCTCGCGCTGACCTCTCGCAGACCTGCTGGAAGGGCCCCGCTCCGGCGGGGCCCTTCCGCATGCTGCCCCATGGGGCCGTGGAACCACCGATGCCTCCTCGGAGCCGCAGGCCGCCTCCCCGCGGGCCCAGCATCCGGCCTGGTGGCCCCGGGGCCACCGGCTCCCCCGTGTGCCCCGCCCCGAAATCGGGTCGCCGTGCCTCCCGCCCCCTCGCCATAGTGGCGCCATGACGCGCGGCAGAGGACTGGACCGGGACGGCTGCTTCGTGCGGGAAGGCTCCCTGGACCGCGTGTCCGCGCCGTTCGCGCCCGTCGTGGCGGAGTTCCGCGCCCGGACCGGCGCGCACTTCGGCCCCGGCCGCCTGCACAGCAGCTACCTCTTCGGCAGCGTCCCGCGGGGCACCGCCGTCCCCGGGGTCTCCGACCTCGATGCGCTGATCGCCCTGCGGGACGGGC comes from the Streptomyces angustmyceticus genome and includes:
- the nth gene encoding endonuclease III translates to MNETPQKPAAATKAAAQKAVTKKATARKAVATKATAKKATTKKTAAAAEKAAPKKAAAKKTATAKKAATKTAPAKKTAKKTATKTAAKATAEAAAGKAPAKKAPARKPESRVAMVRRARRINRELAELYPYAHPELDFTNSFELLVATVLSAQTTDLRVNQTTPRLFAVCPTPEDMAAMDPERLEELIRPTGFFRAKAKSLLGLSAALRDRFGGEVPGRLEDLVTLPGVGRKTANVVLGNAFGVPGITVDTHFGRLARRFGWTTAEDAEKVEADVAEIFPKSEWTMLSHRVVFHGRRVCHSRKPACGACPIAPLCPAYGEGETDPEKARKLLKYELGGQPGQRLKPPADYPGQPAPPMAPQVAAP
- a CDS encoding Crp/Fnr family transcriptional regulator — encoded protein: MDDVLRRAPLFAALDDEQAAELRASMGEVTLARGDALFHEGDPGDRLYVVTEGKVKLHRTSPDGRENMLAVLGPGELIGELSLFDPGPRTATASALTEVKLLGLGHGDLQPWLNARPEVATALLRAVARRLRKTNDQMSDLVFSDVPGRVARALLDLSRRFGVQSEEGIHVVHDLTQEELAQLVGASRETVNKALADFAGRGWLRLEARAVILLDVERLAKRSR